Within the Candidatus Effluviviaceae Genus V sp. genome, the region CTCATGTCGCCGGCCGGACGACGAGGTCGCAGCGTCGCGCGGTGTCCCGATCGTGGGTCGTCAGAACCACGGAGCACCCATCGTCCAGCCGGCATCTGAGTGCGCGCCACGCGAGGTCCCTTCCCTGC harbors:
- a CDS encoding ATP-binding cassette domain-containing protein; the encoded protein is GALGAPARGLSRGTLDRLAIARALLGDPDVVLLDEPFASLDQQGRDLAWRALRCRLDDGCSVVLTTHDRDTARRCDLVVRPAT